TAACATTCGGAATGCCGGGAGTGGAGACCTCTCTTGGACTTATGTTAAATGCTTTTAATGAAGGTAAAATAAAACTTGAAAAAATTCAGGAATTAATGTGTGAAAATCCTGCAAAAATAATGAAAATAAAAGAAAGAGGATTTTTAAAAGAGGGATATTATGCAGATATTATAGTTGTAGACTTAACTAAAAAGTGGAAAGTGACTAATAAAGAATTGGAATCAAAATGTAGATGGAGTCCTTATGAAAATTGGGAATTACAAGGGAAAAATATTTTGACTATTGTAAATGGTAAAATTGTTTATGAAAATGGAAAAATTCAAGAAAATATAAAAAATGGAAAGGAAATAGAATTTTATGAATAATATGTTATTAAAAGATAAAGTGGCAAAAGTATTATTTGATGTCAAAGCGGTAAAAGTAAATATAAAAGAACCGTTTACATTCGCTTCGGGAATAAAAAGTCCTATATATTGTGATAACAGATATATTTTAGGATTTCCTCAGGAAAGAAATGTAATAGTGGACGGTTTTATTGAAAAAATAAATAAAGACATTGATATAATAGCGGGAGTAGCCACGGCAGGAATACCATGGGCATCATTTATAGCAGATAGAATCGGGAAGCCGCTATGTTACATAAGAAATAAACCGAAAGAACACGGACGAGGAAAACAGATAGAAGGTGCTGAAGTAGAAGGAAAGAGAGTAATAGTGATCGAGGATCTTATTACTACAGGAAAAAGTAGTCTTATTGCAGTTGACGTTCTTCAGAAAGAAAATATTTCAGAATTGGAAGTTATGTCAATATTTTCTTATGGGTTTCAGTCAGCGATAGATAATTACAAAAAATATAACTGTAAATTCAGTTCTCTTTCGGACTTTAATACATTAATAAAAATATTGAAAGAAATGGATTATCTCACGGAAAAAGAGGCAAAAACAGCTTCAGAGTGGATTCAAAATCCTGAAAAATGGGGGAAATAAAGTTAAGTTGTATATGTTTAAATAATTTTTCTTGATTTCATCTGAATATAAGGTATAATAATATAAAATAAAACACTAAGGAGAACAGGAAATGAAAAAAATTGTTATGTTATTATTTATTTTAGGAAATATTCTATCTTTCAGTCAATTGAAAGATCCTTTTAAAAATGAAAAGTTTGATTATGTTTTTAAAAATGCACCTGAAATATTCAGAGGAGATTATCGTTGTAAGTTTATAATTAAACAGATTTTACTAAGGTCTTTTCATATTGATAATAAAAATGAAGA
This genomic stretch from Leptotrichia sp. OH3620_COT-345 harbors:
- the pyrE gene encoding orotate phosphoribosyltransferase, whose protein sequence is MNNMLLKDKVAKVLFDVKAVKVNIKEPFTFASGIKSPIYCDNRYILGFPQERNVIVDGFIEKINKDIDIIAGVATAGIPWASFIADRIGKPLCYIRNKPKEHGRGKQIEGAEVEGKRVIVIEDLITTGKSSLIAVDVLQKENISELEVMSIFSYGFQSAIDNYKKYNCKFSSLSDFNTLIKILKEMDYLTEKEAKTASEWIQNPEKWGK